A DNA window from Cutaneotrichosporon cavernicola HIS019 DNA, chromosome: 2 contains the following coding sequences:
- a CDS encoding uncharacterized protein (Cytosolic domain of 10TM putative phosphate transporter), translated as MSATTDGATITAADDPLSFFSNAVQAHERQLKSSAYGVATQIGLMTAISVFTFICFSLIRPRQSKVYAPKIKYGMPPPDNPLDDPDYEQPPPTLSGSFFAWLSPVVHIKEHEMIKNIGMDATVFLRFVRMLIWIFAVVSIYGVVLIVLYVLYNKNPANNVSDADRQGLSILTSMNVQGPFIWGTLAVSYLITFTVMFFVWQNWQAVVILRHHWFRSPRYTSKIYARSLMITQVPKSYRSDEGLVHLMGQLKVDGIKIRDSIDCTTIGRRLGDFPKLVHDHNEAVRDLERALTKYLKHDKMAAKRPTVRKGGFMGIGGTKHDSIDYYAKQVKYLRDKIDARREVIDSLIRQERKAFKQGKQMQRVEGENYGFITFRTIAEAHRIARRHQGKLKELGGARIHFAPPPRDILWENLAKDPAEIATARTFGFIWIAVVCFLNTLPLTLVAILANLGALSQYVGFIRSWANSSPWSLNVISGVLPATVQGFFGFILPYIIRRISKKQGPPTRSKLDRAVIARYFFFMIVSSLIVLVLLSLFFTLILGIIQDLTSHKGADGILQNLKALPQNIQRAYVSFSNYWLTWLPLRGFLLFFELIQLIKLAMVSWRRVMFSYTPRDIRDITKPPSFEYSIVVVNLLFIAAVGLVYAPLAPLVAIGALFAFVFSLMVYKYQLLYVYITKAESGGRMWNVYVNRLYVGVILMQLLMVLTVALVRPGYYWYLIAAAPPLPILLVFKIYMAKTAEYNFRYYRPSPQEVENQIRKAVNEKRIKASDLEKRFLNPAMLSNQLFGVMVHKSQETLTRQVLESYPWFAAKHAHNGVQIKAVREENLEYNPERDGPADERQQEDWETKSIASTMALNQFDGQDSDSGSLYGGGGVPMVHSQSNTSFQRSYNPSTDELLSDPARSDTYGVPTGASRRYGGGRDVEDGQAPLLDPWGAANVGIPYPPSSFHQRPPLMQRGTGSSTDLGGASSNGNMGHPRGQGSGGSAHDMNYYSQVAGPPGYGTRSRSGSTGNLLYDQSMSRTTSNGSGPIDYGRRPSAGSTHMLDQSGRRPSAGSTHMLDQYSRPGSAGSGHILDQYNRPGSASSNNVLDAYGRPTQAPPYGQQPGGGYGY; from the exons ATGAGCGCCACAACGGACGGCGCGACCATCACGGCCGCGGACGACCCCCTCAGCTTCTTCTCCAATGCCGTGCAGGCGCACGAGAGGCAGCTCAAGTCGAGTGCCTATGGTGTCGCTACGCAGATCGGATTGATGACTGCGATCTCT GTGTTCACGTTCATCTGCTTCTCCCTCATCCGCCCGCGACAGAGCAAGGTCTATGCTCCAAAA ATCAAATATGGCATGCCTCCACCAGATAACCCCCTCGACGACCCGGACTACGAGCAACCCCCTCCAACGTTGTCGGGCAGTTTCTTCGCGTGGCTCAGCCCCGTCGTCCACATCAAGGAGCACGAGATGATCAAGAACATTGGTATGGACGCGACCGTCTTCCTGCGCTTCGTGCGCATGTTGATCTGGATTTTCGCCGTCGTGTCAATCTACGGTGTCGTCCTTATCGTCCTCTACGTCCTCTACAACAAGAACCCAGCCAACAACGTGTCGGACGCCGACAGACAGGGTCTCAGTATCCTCACCTCGATGAACGTCCAGGGACCCTTTATCTGGGGCACGTTGGCAGTATCCTACCTCATCA CGTTCACTGTCATGTTCTTTGTGTGGCAAAACTGGCAAGCCGTCGTCATCCTGCGTCACCACTGGTTCCGCTCACCCCGCTACACGTCCAAGATCTACGCGCGCAGCCTCATGATCACGCAGGTGCCAAAGTCGTACcgcagcgacgagggccTGGTCCACCTCATGGGCCAGCTCAAGGTTGACGGCATCAAGATCCGCGACAGTATCGATTGCACAACGATCGGCCGCCGTCTCGGCGATTTCCCTAAACTCGTGCACGACCACAACGAGGCCGTTCGCGACCTGGAACGAGCGCTGACAAAATACCTCAAGCACGACAAGATGGCCGCCAAGCGTCCCACAGTCCGCAAGGGCGGCTTCATGGGCATCGGCGGCACCAAGCACGACTCCATCGACTACTATGCCAAACAGGTCAAGTACCTGCGGGACAAGATCGatgcgcgccgcgaggTCATCGACTCGCTCATCCGTcaggagcgcaaggcgtTCAAGCAGGGCAAGCAGAtgcagcgcgtcgagggcgaaAACTACGGCTTCATCACGTTCCGCACCATTGCTGAAGCGCACCGCAtcgcgcgtcgccaccaAGGTAAACTCAAGGAGCTGGGTGGCGCGCGAATCCACTttgcgccgccgccgcgcgacaTCCTCTGGGAGAATCTCGCAAAGGACCCAGCCGAGATTGCGACTGCGCGCACCTTTGGCTTCATCTGGATCGCCGTTGTGTGCTTTCTGAACACGCTGCCGCTCACGCTTGTGGCCATTCTCGCCAACCTTGGCGCCCTGTCGCAGTATGTAGGCTTCATTCGCTCGTGGGCCAATTCCTCCCCATGGTCGCTCAACGTCATCTCGGGTGTTCTCCCCGCGACGGTGCAGGGTTTCTTCGGTTTCATCCTGCCGTACATCATCCGTCGTATCTCCAAGAAGCAGGgcccgccgacgcgctccaaACTCGATCGCGCTGTCATCGCCCGCTACTTTTTCTTCATGATCGTCTCGTCGCTCatcgtccttgtcctcctgTCACTCTTCTTCACCCTCATCCTTGGCATCATCCAGGACCTCACCAGCCACAAGGGCGCAGACGGCATCCTCCAGAACCTTAAAGCGCTTCCGCAGA ACATCCAGCGCGCATACGTCAGCTTCAGCAACTACTGGCTTACATGGCTGCCGCTTCGTGGCTTCCTGCTCTTCTTCGAGCTCATCCAGCTCATCAAACTCGCTATGGTGTCGTGGCGCCGTGTCATGTTCTCGTACACGCCCCGCGACATTCGCGATATTACCAAGCCGCCTTCGTTCGAGTACAGCATCGTTGTCGTCAACCTCCTGTTCATCGCAGCAGTGGGCTTGGTTTACGCCCCTCTCGCTCCCCTGGTCGCGATTGGCGCGTTGTTCGCGTTCGTGTTCTCGCTCATGGTGTACAAATACCAGCTCCTCTACGTGTACATCACCAAGGCGGAGAGCGGCGGCCGCATGTGGAATGTCTACGTTAACCGCCTCTACGTCGGCGTCATTCTCATGCAGCTCCTCATGGTCCTCA CTGTGGCGCTCGTCCGCCCAGGTTACTACTGGTACCTCATTGCCGCGGCGCCACCTCTTCCCATCCTTCTGGTGTTCAAGATCTACATGGCCAAGACAGCCGAATACAATTTCCGTTACTACCGTCCTTCCCCAcaggaggtcgagaacCAGATCCGCAAGGCAGTGAACGAGAAGCGCATCAAGGCGTCTGACCTCGAGAAGCGCTTCCTCAACCCAGCCATGCTCTCAAACCAGTTATTCGGCGTCATGGTCCACAAGAGCCAGGAGACGCTCACCCGTCAAGTGCTCGAGTCATACCCGTGGTTCGCCGCCAAGCACGCGCACAACGGTGTGCAGATCAAGGCTGTCCGCGAGGAGAACCTCGAGTACAATCCCGAACGCGACGGACCGGCAGACGAGCGCCAACAGGAAGACTGGGAGACAAAGTCGATCGCCTCCACAATGGCGCTCAACCAATTTGATGGGCAAGACAGTGACAGCGGCAGTTTgtacggcggcggcggcgtcccAATGGTCCACTCTCAGTCAAACACCTCGTTCCAACGCTCCTACAACCCATCGACGGACGAGCTGCTCTCAGACCCGGCCAGGTCTGACACGTACGGTGTGCCGACGGGTGCGTCGCGGCGCTACGGCGGTGGACGggatgtcgaggacggtCAGGCGCCGCTTCTTGACCCGTGGGGAGCCGCCAATGTCGGCATACCCTATCCGCCCAGCTCGTTCCACCAGCGTCCACCCCTGATGCAACGCGGCACCGGTAGCTCGACCGACTTGGGTGGCGCGTCATCGAATGGCAACATGGGCCATCCTCGTGGCCAGGGGAGCGGTGGCAGCGCACACGACATGAACTATTATTCGCAGGTAGCAGGGCCACCCGGCTACGGGACGCGCTCCCGCTCGGGCAGTACGGGCAACCTACTCTACGACCAGTCGATGTCGCGCACCACGAGCAACGGCAGTGGTCCTATCGACTACGGCCGCCGTCCTTCGGCCGGCAGCACGCACATGCTCGACCAGTCTGGACGCCGCCCTTCGGCTGGCAGTACCCACATGCTCGACCAGTATAGCCGCCCGGGGTCGGCAGGGAGCGGGCATATTCTCGACCAGTACAACCGCCCTGGTTCGGCTAGCAGCAACAACGTGCTGGACGCCTATGGTCGCCCGACGCAGGCTCCTCCGTACGGGCAGCAGCCGGGCGGAGGGTATGGGTATTAA
- a CDS encoding uncharacterized protein (Urb2/Npa2 family) → MVVAAPLTGSALIKALKGAQDPPTSGGPSKISLATAAWQDTSLLVPRKADVIRDWVLEAWTRSKPGPRNAIADAAYHSLLVDVSRECAAPAHAPLALLGTFISSAVDDEELGRAAAASLPILFGDGIKADAWADMLGRLAAALQAGPWNALAPAAKLVCAGLATSLPTSPNAKKIAQSLHPKLSALAGALHAHPGLGAELSPVLPSLFFPLGVLQTVEPLKQLLAALLPSPSPSTEVLAPALAFIPIAFGAFIDSTKQHQYTLYGKADKDKPLDVYIADRTRGAVIPALAAALDLLNRLEDGALARPSSSTAAPALGYALWSARLALWERMLQWGGYLESDSKAATLVSAETRRGSAALAMYGASEGASTEAGLAGRVLGTLDVLERLDHARAALGTDVVGWCLAAPDRCHIQARTLLSSILRYHTLTHSLEGYFILLSDAARGLFQPSLPTETLESLYTLVATGPLTERAFRTDLSAAVRSANLGGRRGIVWATILRTLANRTRDALEPETGGKRKRDPPACGARLAAILSRVSKIVLDASAHARAGDDEGVVEEAVAAFGDDWPAPAKKKRKSMGGDDTAELLLAARLRVARSAGLLHRETEFVTRTQLASVAATFTLPELRLEAFHFLYTALALRTDALVDNLLVDALLLTLTGTSKGVWSGRDASVGSNLAAAAWTLAAEGGLSVFESASSSQLDTLATTIVSVAGPEEEGLSVSRAINRILGTAETWELPSLRAALLRALVAAAETGSGFAVLAASPAPWLSKSARGALVTAAYEADASSSAERSAIRAWLARLAEGDVLGPLTEASTLKRLLKTASGAEESTLALVNLGLTALVRSATREPIPLIAALAVLKKPFKEMDVRSRAAAAFFDTADPSSWTSDLLSAAESLATEARKNLPPSSLGADPARLRAHLSLARFEARLGRPATKINLAPVLESRNAAAAEPALLAVALAGDIEATLATYLALRTFTGPTLDAALGSIASSLSVQDYSRALDALLPLPPSEGALRATRILISAPVSGSGRALAAALPSLLGALERGARDSVLETLRVVGALTDDRTGLLRPTDAAVLLAVISSVLLPPSNSDTALATASNFVPLALGPLLTLARHRGDLLLAHLPSVVGALSAFMPLLQRARPGLRHKARRWTMDEEDAPAHAALLARTLSALAVAKIGSGTRTLAGPLAKHAPAVLVAYARAASDPWAALSPAVRRELEPGLFALADVTTAGGRADGRGREGEGVGVPFGLGEAHGEAEREVWADVWKAWARKRYTGRG, encoded by the exons AtggtcgtcgccgccccgCTCACTGGCTCGGCCCTGatcaaggcgctcaagggcgCACAAGATCCGCCAACGTCCGGCGGACCGTCCAAGATCTCCCTAGCAACAGCAGCATGGCAAGATACAAGCCTGCTGGTGCcgcgcaaggccgacgtGATCCGTGACTGGGTGCTCGAGGCGTGGACCCGGTCGAAGCCTGG ACCACGTAACGCGATCGCGGACGCAGCGTACCACTCCCTCCTGGTAGATGTGTCGCGGGAATGCGCAGCGCCTGCTCACGCTCCCCTCGCCCTGCTGGGGACTTTCATCTCGAGCGCAgtggacgatgaggagctgggacgggcggcagcggcgagcTTGCCCATCCTCTTCGGAGACGGTATCAAGGCTGACGCCTGGGCCGATAtgctcggccgcctcgccgcggcgctccAGGCCGGGCCGTGGAACGCCCTCGCTCCGGCGGCCAAGCTGGTGTGCGCCGGCCTGGCCACTTCCCTCCCGACTTCGCCCAACGCCAAGAAG ATCGCCCAGTCGCTCCACCCCAAGctctccgccctcgccggcgcgctGCACGCCCACCCTGGCCTCGGGGCAGAGCTTTCTCCTGTCCTCCCGTCGCTTTTCTTCCctctcggcgtcctccAGACCGTCGAGCCGCTCAaacagctcctcgccgccctccttccatctccttccccttctACCGAGGTACTGGCTCCCGCCCTGGCCTTCATTCCCATCGCGTTTGGGGCGTTTATCGATTCGACCAAGCAGCACCAGTACACGCTGTACGGGAAGGCGGATAAGGACAAGCCGCTCGACGTGTACATCGCCGACCGCACGCGCGGCGCTGTCATTCCCGCCCTTGCTGCTGCATTGGACCTCCTCAACCGGCTggaggacggcgcgctcgcgcgcccctcgtcctccaccgcAGCCCCGGCGCTGGGCTACGCGCTCTGGAGCGCACGCCTGGCCCTCTGGGAACGGATGTTGCAGTGGGGTGGATACCTCGAGTCGGATAGCAAAGCGGCCACTCTGGTGAGCGCTGAGACGCGCcgcggctcggcggccCTGGCGATGTACGGCGCCTCCGAGGGCGCAAGCACGGAGGCGGGCCTGGCCGGCCGTGTGCTCGGCACGTTGGAcgttctcgagcgccttgaccacgcgcgcgcggccctCGGCACCGATGTCGTGGGGTGGTGCCTCGCTGCTCCGGATCGGTGCCACATCCAGGCGCGCACGCTACTGTCCTCCATTCTGAGATATCACACCCTCACACACTCGTTGGAAGGATACTTCATCCTCCTGTCCGACGCCGCGCGGGGCCTCTTCCAGCCTTCTCTTCCAACCGAGACCCTCGAGTCGCTGTACACCCTCGTCGCAACTGGCCCACTGACCGAGCGCGCCTTCCGCACCGACCTCAGCGCGGCCGTGCGTTCGGCTAACctcggcgggcggcgcggtaTCGTCTGGGCCACCATCCTCCGTACACTGGCCAACCGCACGCGTGACGCCCTCGAACCCGAAACTGGCGGGAAGCGCAAGCGTGACCCGCCGGCATGTGGAGCACGCCTCGCGGCGATCCTCTCCCGCGTCTCCAAGATCGTGCTGGATGCCAGTGCCCATGCTCGtgccggcgacgacgagggagTTGTTGAAGAAGCCGTTGCAGCGTTCGGGGATGACTGGCCAGCTCCGGCAAAAAAGAAACGCAAGAGCATGGGCGGAGACGAcaccgccgagctcctccttgctgCTCGCCTGCGGGTAGCGCGCTCCGCGGGTCTCCTGCACAGGGAGACGGAGTTTGTGACTCGCACTCAGCTTGCGAGCGTCGCGGCTACGTTCACCCTGCCCGAGCTGCGCCTCGAAGCCTTCCATTTCCTGTACAccgcgctcgctctccgCACTGACGCGCTCGTTGACAACCTGCTGGTCgatgccctcctcctgaCTCTCACCGGGACGTCGAAGGGGGTGTGGAGCGGCCGCGACGCGAGCGTGGGCTCAAACCTCGCTGCGGCGGCATGGACGCTAGCCGCCGAAGGCGGGCTGTCTGTCTTCGAGTCGGCCAGCTCATCCCAACTCGACACGCTGGCGACAACTATTGTGTCCGTCGCTGgcccagaggaggagggcctgAGCGTGAGCCGCGCCATCAACCGCATCCTTGGCACCGCCGAGACATGGGAgctcccttccctccgcgcggcgctgctACGTGCCCTCGTTGCGGCTGCCGAGACCGGGTCCGGATTCGCCGTTCTCGCAGCCAGTCCAGCCCCTTGGCTGAGCaagagcgcgcgcggcgccctcgtcaccgcAGCATacgaggcggacgcgtCATCTTCCGCCGAGCGCTCGGCGATCCGCGCGTGGCTCGCCCGCTTGGCGGAAggcgacgtcctcggccccTTAACTGAGGCGAGTACGCTCAAACGCCTCCTCAAGACGGCTTCTGGAGCCGAGGAATCGACTCTCGCCCTCGTAAATCTTGGCTTGACGGCCCTCGTGCGGTCGGCTACCCGCGAGCCTATACCTCTTAtcgccgcgctggcggtACTCAAGAAACCGTtcaaggagatggacgtgcgatcgcgcgcggccgccgcatTCTTCGATACCGCAGACCCTTCTTCATGGACCAGCGACCTCCTGTCCGCTGCCGAGTCGCTGGCAACGGAGGCGCGAAAGAACCTCCCCCCTTCCAGTCTCGGAGCGGACCCCGCCCGGCTGCGCGCacacctctccctcgcgcGTTTCGAGGCCCGTCTCGGCCGTCCCGCAACCAAGATCAACCTCGCTCCAGTCCTGGAATCACGTaacgccgctgccgccgagcccgCCCTACTGGCCGTAGCGTTGGCGGGCGACATCGAGGCGACCCTGGCAACATACCTCGCTCTCCGCACCTTCACCGGGCCCACTCTAGATGCCGCGCTTGGTTCCATCGCATCATCCCTCTCGGTGCAAGACtactcgcgcgcgctcgacgccctcctccccctcccccccaGCGAGGGCGCCCTGCGCGCAACGCGCATCCTGATCTCCGCCCCAGTTAGCGGCTCTGGCCGTGCCCTCGCAGCCGcccttccctctctcctgGGTGCTTTGGAGAGGGGTGCGCGCGACAGCGTCCTCGAAACCCTCAGGGTTGTGGGCGCGCTCACGGACGACCGGACGGGTCTTCTGCGGCCCACCGATGCCGCCGTGCTTCTTGCTGTCATCAGTtccgtcctcctccccccctcaAATTCAGACACCGCCCTGGCTACCGCTAGCAACTTTGttcccctcgccctcgggcCGCTGCTCACTCTTGCCAGGCATCGCGGcgacctgctcctcgcccacctcccctCTGTCGTTGGTGCTTTATCTGCGTTCATGCCGCTTCTGCAGCGCGCACGCCCGGGACTGCGACACAAGGCACGGCGATGGACtatggacgaggaggatgcgCCCGCTCATGCCGCCCTGCTCGCGCGTACGCTTTCCGCGCTTGCTGTGGCCAAGATCGGGAGTGGGACACGCACGCTCGCTGGGCCGCTGGCCAAGCATGCGCCCGCCGTACTTGTCGCTTATGCGCGTGCTGCGAGCGATCCATGGGCCGCGCTGTCGCCTGCTGTTAggcgcgagcttgagccGGGGCTGTTTGCTCTGGCTGACGTTACTACTGCTGGTGGACGGGCAGACGGGCGCGGacgcgagggcgagggcgttggcgtGCCCTTTGGCCTTGGAGAGGCGCatggcgaggccgagcgcgaggttTGGGCTGACGTGTGGAAGGCCTGGGCTAGGAAGAGGTACACTGGGCGCGGATAG
- a CDS encoding uncharacterized protein (Conserved mid region of cactin), translating to MSASPRSDRDDGNTDTPVEQKVNKIEHHDSGSRDERDRKRRRDEDSPRDRERDREPRRDEDSPRDRERDRERRRDRDERDRERRRDRDDRERRERRRDREDDRERRRRKEERREKRRQRESRSRSPARPSATMALHYADTGKFEWHKKKEKEKALGLSPEEVARRDAARRFEAEEELAKLQKKRADREVERALREEEDSRLRRAADDATMAGWVAKEDAFLLEQSRRRAGIRLREQRAKAIDFLAINLRFASAGRSAASMVRDNPRAEEVEREEDEEAWGWADAGFAFEIDEPYRIFDNLSIEECTELEADIAMYRSLERAKTNVAFWDAMAVLCVHHLRELGNPDQAKGGRLHNADVEDAASKIVEGLSFRRLDELEAKTRDMILGVADPEFWRLVLRKIEIQKAIVKLNSVHEIVLKNRLELFRKRQREEAAKAQVDMEESEDEGDLDPEWEGEEEVEEDDAVEAYDPSMSPRPVDIKRLGDDARLPTLTHADYLGALFAARRKVSSETFAPKLPQEEVADTDAATERHWRARIAAESAHLDEDEGLEDMEETDLAEGLPASYDWGDKYRPRKPRYYNRIHTGFEWTSYNKGHYDKENPPPKIVMGYRFHIFYPDLIDKSMPPSYDRVSVPGDDDTELLVFRAGPPYEDVAFRIVRKQWDYSHRRGFRSHFDRGVLQLAFKFQRDTYRK from the exons ATGTCGGCATCACCTCGAAGCGACCGGGACGACGGCAACACGGACACACCAGTCGAACAAAAGGTCAACAAGATCGAGCACCATGATAGCGGATCGCGGGATGAGCGCGATCGGAaacggcggcgcgacgaaGACAGTCCCCGCGACCGTGAACGTGATCGAGAGCCGAGACGTGATGAGGACAGTCCGCGTGACCGTGAGCGCGATAGGGAACGTCGAAGAgaccgcgacgagcgtgaCCGCGAGCGTAGGCGAGACCGTGATGACAGGGAACGGAGAGAGCGCCGTCGCGACCGGGAGGACGACCGCGAGCGAAGACGGCGAAAGGAGGAGCGGCGAGAGAAACGGCGCCAACGAGA ATCGCGGAGTCGCTCTCCGGCGCGACCGTCGGCCACCATGGCACTCCACTACGCCGACACTGGCAAGTTTGAGTGGcacaagaagaaggagaaggagaaaGCCCTCGGCTTATCACCTGAAGAAGTCGCACGGCGCGACGCTGCCCGGCGATttgaggcggaggaggagctcgccaagctccagAAGAAGCGGGCTGATcgggaggtcgagcgcgcactgcgagaggaggaggacagcCGGTTACGGCGCGCAGCGGATGACGCGACTATGGCTGGGTGGgttgccaaggaggacgcCTTCTTGCTCGAACAGAGTCGGCGGCGTGCTGGGATTAGGCTGCGTGAAcagcgcgccaaggctATTGACTTTCTTGCTATCAATCTCCGATTCGCGAGTGCGGGGCGCAGCGCGGCAAGTATGGTGCGCGACAACCcgcgggccgaggaggtggagcgcgaggaagacgaggaagcgtggggttgggcggaCGCGGGGTTTGCGttcgagatcgacgagcCGTATCGCATCTTCGACAACCTCTCGATTGAGGAATGCACCGAGCTCGAAGCCGATATTGCCATGTATCGCTCGCTCGAGCGGGCCAAGACCAACGTCGCGTTCTGGGACGCCATGGCGGTACTGTGTGTCCACCATCTCCGCGAACTTGGTAACCCCGACCAGGCCAAGGGTGGACGGCTGCACAATGCGGACGTTGAGGACGCCGCGTCCAAGATTGTCGAGGGTTTGTCATTTCGGCGCCTCGATGaactcgaggccaagacACGCGACATGATCCTGGGCGTGGCGGACCCCGAGTTTTGGCGGCTTGTGCTGCGCAAGATCGAAATACAGAAGGCCATCGTCAAGTTGAACTCTGTACACGAGATCGTGCTCAAGAACCGCCTCGAGTTATTCCGAAAGCGGCAACGTGAGGAGGCAGCCAAAGCGCAGGTGGACATGGAGGAGTCGGAGGATGAAGGCGACCTCGATCCggagtgggagggtgaggaggaagtcgaggaagacgatGCTGTGGAGGCGTACGATCCATCCATGAGCCCGAGGCCAGTAGATATCAAGCGGCTCGGGGACGACGCTCGGCTCCCGACCCTGACGCACGCCGATTACCTCGGGGCCCTCTtcgctgcgcgccgcaAAGTCTCTTCTGAGACGTTTGCTCCCAAACTCCCACAGGAAGAGGTGGCAGACACGGACGCGGCGACGGAACGACACTGGCGCGCACGCATCGCGGCCGAGTCAGCGCACCtcgacgaagacgagggGCTGGAGGACATGGAGGAGACGGACCTGGCCGAAGGACTGCCGGCCAGCTACGACTGGGGAGACAAGTATCGCCCCCGGAAGCCACGGTACTACAACCGTATACACACAGGCTTTGAGTGGACGAGCTACAACAAGGGCCACTATGACAAGGAGAACCCGCCGCCCAAGATTGTCATGGGATACCGCTTTCACATCTTCTACCCAGACCTTAT cgaCAAGTCAATGCCACCGAGCTACGACCGGGTCTCGGTCCCGGGAGACGACGACACCGAGCTGCTCGTCTTCCGTGCCGGGCCGCCGTACGAGGACGTTGCATTCAGAATTGTCCGCAAGCAATGGGACTACTCGCACCGCCGCGGGTTTAGGAGCCACTTTGATCGCGGCGTGCTGCAAC TCGCGTTCAAGTTCCAGCGCGACACGTATCGCAAGTGA